GCTTCTAGAAATCAAACCAAAGCATCTCGAGACTATTCAAGGGCGAGTTCGTTTCGTCGTGTGTAGTCTAGGGCATACTAAGAGATTTATAGACAGCATTATACTTGTCCTTGCTTGCAACCTGCtccaataattttaaaccaaaaagCATTGCAGTACCGGGTCTAATGAAAGAACATGTTAGCATATAGgttaatgaagaaataaaaaaaaacagaaacGAATCAGCTTGTTGGACTTCGTTTTGTCTTATGCAACTTACCCTTGAGATGTGATAAGATTCTCTTCAAGGACGACAGGTTGGTCAAGGTACTTGTAGCCACCTTCCTCTAGTTGACCACGAACAGAAGGATGACCAGTAATCTGTTTATTTGGAAGACCTGATGTCTTGGCTGTAAGGGTACCGGCACAAATCATTCCAATCCATTTATTAGGCTTCTtgtaaaattctttaaccACTTGTTGAACAAAAGGAGTTGTAGAAAGTGTTTTTGCCCCGAGTCCACCACCAGGAATGATAGCAATATCGTATTGCTTTGCAAAGTCATCTGCACTGGGGATTTCCTTGTATGAACGATTTGCATACATTTCCACGTCACGAGACATCTTCACAAGTCGGTCCTTATTCTCTCCAACGTAGACGCTGTCAATGGGAATTTCTGCTCTCTTAAAAATTCCCCAAGGTGCCGAAAACTCAATTTCATCAGTGCCGTCCGCAACAAATAGGCAAACCTTTaccattttcaaatttttttaagacaCTAGCAGGgttcaaaaatttagtaCAAAACCAAGTAAAACTCGTtgtcaaagaaatttctcGCTTCACAAGTGTTTGGTAGTTGGAAAGTAATAGGTTGACGTATGATTCCATATATATAGGCATGGAAAGGCATAATTCTGGAAAACGGGCGATATACAAAGCGGTTGGGACTCCGAATGAACCCATTTCCTTTCATTCAGTTCCATAGTTTAAAAACCCCATATTCTCTAATGGCCATGAAACGTTCGCTAGTTGGCAGATTTTCGagtataaacaaaaaagattggTTGAAGAATTTCGGCAACAGTTTActttaattaattcattttaaataactataaattttattctaGTATGGACGAATATCAATTGCATGGATTCTATATAAGATGTTTCACAGTACTGGTAGTAATGTAATATACTAAGTCTTTGAAAGGCAAATAGATCAAACCGGAGCAAATATATAATCTCGATTGaagtgaaaaaattaatactaaaataataatagatgaatgaaaaaaaaaattgccaACAGAATTCGattctttgtttgaaaagaaatcGAGAATACTCAATTCATGTATATATACGAATCACTAAAATTGTGAGAGTACTGTAATCACTAAACAGAACGTTCAAATTCTCCATaatataagaaaaataatacttAGAATTTAGATATTCCTACATCTCTCTATCGCCCATagcatttattttatttttttaaatcaaacGAAGGAGTTGTACACTAACAATTACAGCTAAATggtctttaaaaaattaatgaaaaataaataataatacaATCTCTATGTTCATTTATAAACCAACAGAAAGAAAAGCCATTTAACTCGCTtggaataaaaaacaaatcttccaaaaaaatttaaaaaaataaataataataaatagaaaaatccAACATTCATTGTCATTTCtaataaaatcaatgatattctttaaaaattgacgTTCatattttgcatttttcaattcaataTACCATTAACTTTCCTTCTGACTAATCTTCATACTGAGTTTGCCTTCCATTCTAAAGTAAATCTCACCACCTTACGCAGTTCCGTAGAAGTTGCCATTTGCCAACATCAATAATATCATATTAAAGGCTTATTTTGCTTTCggcttctttttgttttcaacaTGTTTGAAGTATGgcatttgtttgaaaatttggttCAAAGAGtgctaataaaatttttaggtTGAATATCTCATTAAGGATTGTGACGACGTAAATAAGAATACCCTCGAGCAGGAATTCCAAGATTTAAACATTGAAGATTGGAAATGGGATGCTGCAACTGGTCAATTAATTGTGAAGGGTTCTGGTAAGTGATAAAACCAATAAGAAATgaggaagaaaagagaGATTTGTGAGTTCATCCTGCTTTACATTAGttcataaaattgaaagtaAATTGTTTGACTTCCTCTTTTACTTCCtatttttctcattttaCTCTTAGCTAACGTAGATTTTCAGTCTCTCCTTCAAAAGTCCTTCGGCGCTTGGAAAATGCCACTTCGAAGCCCATTCTCATTCGTGGTGCTAGTAACAAAGAATCGGGCGTTTCCATTCTTTATGAAGCCAATGAAGATATAACCCAGATTCCCAAAGTTTACGGACTTTGCCGTTTTATTCCCACCGAGGAGAAAATTTTCCTCGATTTGATTGCTACTCAACTCCTACCAAATAGAGAGTATACAGGATTAGTCACTATCTCAGGAGACATTTCCCGTGGACTCAAATCCGCTGGCGATAGCCTTGTTACCCTTTTTAATGCAAACTCCAATGAGCAAGGAAAAATTGTTCTCGACAAAGAGGTTTCTGGATCCTTACCAAATTGGATTGGTCACTGTTTCGTTCTTAAATGTGTCGACGATTCTGATTCCGCCACTATGGGAATTATTTCCCGTAGCGCTGGTTTGGGTCAAAATACCAAGCAAATTTGTGCTTGTACAGGCAAAAGTTTATGGACAGAGCATGCCGAGTTGAAATCCGTCAACGAGGGTTCTTCATGCTGTTCCAAGAAGGATTCTAGTCCATCAGAAAAACCTTCTTGCTGCTctcaagaaaagaaaagctgTTGTTCATCGAAAAAACCTTCGTGCTGTtctcaagaaaaaaaaggttgcTGTTCAACAGAAAAAACCTCCTGCTGCTctcaagaaaagaaaagctgTTGCACATCAGAAAAACCCTCGTGCTGTTCTAACGGAAAATCGACTGTCTGTGCTTAAGACGATACCATACAATTACTAACTTTATCATGTACGTAAATGTTTACTACAGTAGCCATGCTGTCAAATTTGACAAACaccttttaaattttggtttGCAGTTTATTAAAACTCCTTAGCTGTAAAGAATTTCATGTCATTTTGTTGCTtcaatgaatttatttttgtaccTGCATGCTAATTATTATCCATATACAACTGTTCGTGAAGAAGCGAGTAAGCTTTTCGAAAGAGATACATGTCTTTCAAATTAGCCCACTTCCAGCGCTTCTGGATACAAGAATAAGCCGAGTATTCTGTAACTTGTTCGTTAATCAACTTCATCAAAGACCCAACTCCAATaagaaagatttttttttaatcatcACCGCATGACAATCCACATACATGTTAACAGAAATAATCGCCAATTTCTTTTAGCCTGATACAGATATCTAACATCTTGAATATGCATGAAAGATAGCTGTACACCCAGAGAACCGATGGATTACAAAGCATCGAAATTAGCATCATTATCGATGAAATTGCAGGTTACTGggttcaaagaaaaaagtagtTTTATCGCGTAAAAAGAACATAGGGCTGGAAAAATTATTCCTTACATGTTTAAAAGTAAGAGTGGGCGatataaaaacataaaaaacaaatgtttgTAAGAGAACGACTGAGGAGTATCCGATTAATATAATCAACTGAATGTGATCATATCTTtctaagaaaaaaacaatttcgCGATCATGGTCATCATCAGCTCAAACACTACCTAGTGTGagccaaattttttcttaccGATATCAAATGGAACGTAACGATACTTGAGCATGTGCTGAATTTGTCGTCGaaagcagaaaaaagaaagtacaAGATAATAGACAACAAGAATAGGCCAAAACACAGGTACATCAAATATTCGGAAAAAGGACGCGACTAAGGCGAACAAGGTGGCACGCATGCTTGAATACCAAAACTTGAATTCTGGCAATCTACGAATAAAGGGTCGAAATTCATCGTCTTTGGAAGTAGGAAGAACtccttcttcaatttcttcatctttcaTTGCTTGCTCAACACTAGGATCGAATTTTGGAGTCAAGAACGCAAGGAACAGATTGAGCAGGTAAATGGCTAATGTATAGCAAACAATATACCAACCGCGAACCAGTAGAATcctaataaaaaataatgcaaTTAATCCACTAACAGTCAGCCATCTATACGTTGTATAAGGTATGGTTCGGTCCACCCAGTGTCGATACAACTAAAAACACGTTagattttcttcttttctcaAGCTAATCAAGTTATTCTTACTCGAACTGCaaagtttttcttctctttaaCATTTTCTATATGACGCTGAATGAATTCCATGCTTAAATACTGTCAAACAGACGATAAAATGGTGGTTGGTAGTGAAGTGAAATATGTATTCAATTCAGACATATACGCGCTACTGCCAGACTCCATTTACCCCCTACACTAGAATACAGTATACATTATAATGTGTTATCGGTGAATGATATTATTAGTTTAAAGTAATATAACGATAAAGTAATAATTTGTCTCTACAGGACTCGAGAGCGGTAAGCGtgtaaagaaaagattCAGTGATAATTTGGCAGTCagaattactttttttttgaatagaTTAGTATAGTTACACCACGGTTACGTTTACCAATTTGAAGTTCCTAAATATGATCAACTCATTAACCGATTAGAAATTTAATGCATATACTTACCAATACGTTAAACTGTATACAGCTCACCTTCGActtcattaattttgcaGAAAAATGGCATGTCGATTTGGGTGTTTATGAAGAATTCATAGTAGTAAACGAGTCGTCAATTTGTTGGAAAAGTCAAGAGTAAAGATAATAATCTGAAGAATTTGTCTGGGTACTCTTTAACATTTACAACATGACACTTCTTCTTTCGATGCAAGCTTTTATAAAAAGGTTCATTAAGCAAATGTAGCGGAAATAACAACTAATGATCATTGAGTATAGCCGGTGCTGGACATCTCTAATAAAGCGATGTCAACTTctatttgaaattaacGGCAAAGCTCTTTTCAAACCAGCCATGAATTTTGCAGTTATCATCAACCCTAACAGCATTATAATTTACACAAATGTAATATAATgcttgtttattttatttcgaGGTTCATAAAGTCAGATAACGTatgctttttcaattcatgACAATCCTGCACAGCAAAATAATGTGACAAATCTACATTGAATAGctttaataaaaggaaaaagaaattaatgaattcAGTCTATAAAAGTAAACCAGATCGACATTTATACGCAGATTAGATTGAAGACAAAGGCAAGGAAGAAATGTATAGAAAAAGACAAGATTGCAAGCATTGCCAACTTcctaaacaaaaaaaaatacaaatatcAAACTTAGGATCAAGCGATATAACTTTACCTACCCAAATATCCACAGCTTTTTAGGAGTAATATCGATTATGTTTCACACAGGTAGCATAGATTCaataataattgaaaaaaagccAAAGATTAAGTgcaataaaacaaatataataaaagattGGTGGTTTCAGCCTTAAGCTTATGAATTAAACACAATTAATATTTGTCTGGGGCCTGCAAAACCACCTATAATATAAGTGTCACAATTAGTTTATATAGCAATGtatattagaaaaattaaagaaggAATTAGATGATTATCCACCACCTCTGTAACAGAACACCgcatataaaataaacacatTCTTCCATTGAAAACAACCGTAACTAGCACGGTTAAGGAGGCAGACTATGCTTAGATAATATATACACATACATAGAGCATAATTGTATAGGTAATTATGTAAAAGGAGTGGCATCCAGTGGCTTGtgtataataaaaataaagacaaGATGAGGGGAAATAACCAAATGCATTAATAATGGTAAtactattattattaatgcACATCAATGAACCCTCTCACGATATTCATCCCACAAAACCTGACAACGGTTCTCCACCCAACACCCAGCAAAATGTATAACCAAATGACCTTCTTTCCAGCCCATTTCCGGCTGGCCAACAGGGTAAGAATTAATAAGGGTTTGAGGTAAAATTCCTATTATAGCAGCAATTTCCGGGTGATATCTAACAAAATATCCCAAAAGGGCCTGTTCATGATCCGCAACCTTATTTTCTCTAAAGGATTTATCGCCCCATAAGTCCAAAAACAGAGCCATCATGGGCGACCTTCTAACAAAGAAACTTCCCGCGTTTAAGCCATTCAAATCTTGAGAAATCAATAGCCCTAAAGAACGAGCACTGTCAACAGTATAGGAACTTGGGGTGAGACGTTCGAGATCAGCACTAAATGGAGATATCATAGGTTCATTCTTCATTAACTTTTCCACTAAAACGTCAGGTGACAAAATATGTTCTTGAATAGAGAGTTCTGTGTTCAAAATTAACGCATCTTGGTCCAACCACCAAATCCATTTCGCATGAGGATGCTTATTCATTGTTTGTATAATAGCGGGCATTTTGGCCCACACTGGAGGAATGTTCATTTGGCTTACATTAACATATTCAAAGCCATAGTTGTGATGCTTTGCGTAGTTAATTCGGTTTTCTATGCATTGATTAAATGTTTCAGGTGCCATATTGCCACTTGAACGTCCATCACTCGCTAAGAGGATTACTATTTCATGGGATTTGGGCTCTTGAGGATCATCCTCGTTAATTGTCGCTTGATGATACGTCGTGCTAAGGCCTTGCATATCTTCATCCAGAGGTACTAAGTAGTCGTATTCTTGTACACTTGGTTTGGAAAATACATCTTGTAAACGTTCTAAAGCAGGTGAAGCAGAAAAAGAGTTTCCAAATTGGAAGTAAATGAGAAAAGAGCTAATCCCAATGATTAACAACACGAATATAACACGAGATAACTTCCACTGTAGGACTGCCATTTTAAAGATTAGCAGATGTTAAATgcaaattaataaaaaaataaaaaataaaatttagtCTTTTAGAGACAAGAGAAActctttttcaagtttcaCAAATATAAACTGAGATTGgataaaagcaaaacaataaGATACCAAGAATGGATCAGAAATTATGAATGAAATGGGAAACTTTCTACTCTTTCTCGGTAGAAAATTAGAAAGccgttttaaaaattaaaatgagATTTGTGATATTCCAAAGAATACTACGTTTGAAACACGAATCTTCGCCCGTTGACTCAAGAAACGAGagaaaacagtaaaaagaaattgaaaatataatgtaaattataataaaaaaatatgaatgaattagattctttaaaaaatgattaacCAGATGGACCTGGAATTAAAGGCAGTGTGTAGTGGAAGGATTGAAATTACCGCATCATGGAGTCAATCATCATAAATTTACGGTTTCCTCTACTTATCGTATcctatttataataaaagaagaaaaagaagaaaaatctgTATGGTAATGATTTATGTTCAAAATAATGAGTTGTTCCTTTAAAATCACGTTTCCAAACTTTTAATGACATGATTCACAGTACTTAAACATTTTAACCAGTTTTATACGTTGGGACAAATAACAGGAATGGCTTAATTCAGCAATACGTCTAAATCAATGTCATGATTGAATGGGAAAATAATCAAACGATTCAAATTGTTGAAACAGGTAAAGCAGATCAAGTACTGGAATGCGGACTGAAGTCCAATTCGAGAATGGTTACAACTATGAAATGAGAATTAATTTACTGAAAAGAATACAGTATCAATGGAATAGCTTTCCTGATAATGTGAAAGCTGTTTAAAGAGTATTCTATGTGTCTAGAGTGCAGACTCGTGGATTTTCACAGTAATGAATAAGAAATGTTAAACtaaaaatatcaattgTTGTTATTATCTTGATTTTTCATATATCTGTTAAACTCCCGCTTTccgattttctttttgggTCAACTCATAAATGTATATGTGTGAGTAACTGAAATGATCACGAAACAAGCGGAAAGCTGAAAGATAGGGATACTCATTTCAGATCTTTTtgattcttcattttttggaagtcACCAAGCTCTTTTGGTCAATATTCCTTCGTTCAACTTCGTATTCTTATAAATGGACTAGCGATGAGGCAAAAATCTAGCAATGTTAATTGCTAGAAATGCAATTAAGTTAAAGCAAACTTAAGCTAAGAATTCAGGACTAAGGTCACTCAAAAAGGTTCTTCATAAGATCCTCTATACTTAgtcaaaaaaacaaactatATGCAACAGGATTGTCACagctattttttcaaaaatgaatgatAGATAAATGTCAAAAAAGCTCAATCATCCtatttacaaaagttttataCATGTCTTTCAGGAACGTATCCGAGCACTAATGCACCACTCCGACATTGAGTATCTTTCGGTTTGCGCTAATCTGatctaataatttaaatgacTTCTAATAGCATAGAATCGTCTTAAAATTAAACTCATTAGCGAGAGATCGCATTTgagtttgtaaataaaaacaggTTGAGTAAAGGGGGTATCCGTCAAAAGAGGATAAATTTCGTTCTTCTTCTACTttgaatattattttagtttcttttttaaaagccaTGAATTCAAGTGACTGAAGCATCTATCCTCGATCAAATTTAACATACACAGCTAGTTCACACAATCTTTCCTCACCACCATACCTgctatattttttctttcaacaaCCAACTCCATGTCGCGTTTTTCAATAGAAGGGAAGTCTTTGAAATTAGATGCAATTACAACTGAAGACGAGAAGTCTGTATTTGCTGTTCTGTTAGAAGATGATTCTGTAAAGGAAATTGTATTGTCTGGTAACACAATTGGAACCGAAGCTGCTAGATGGTTGTCAGAGAATATTGcctcaaaaaaagatttagaaATTGCAGAGTTTAGTGATATCTTTACTGGACGTGTCAAAGATGAAATTCCTGAGGCTTTACGTCTGTTGCTACAAGCTTTACTCAAGTGCCCAAAACTACATACTGTAAGATTGAGCGATAATGCCTTTGGCCCTACTGCACAGGAGCCCTTGATTGActttctttcaaaacaCACACCTTTGGAGCATCTTTACCTACACAATAATGGACTCGGTCCTCAAGCTGGCGCAAAAATTGCTCGTGCCTTGCAAGAGCTGGCGGTCAACAAGAAAGCTAAAAATGCACCTCCCTTGCGTTCCATTATTTGTGGAAGAAATCGTTTAGAAAATGGGAGTATGAAAGAATGGGCTAAAACTTTCCAGAGCCACCGTTTGCTACATACAGTGAAAATGGTGCAAAATGGTATCCGTCCCGAAGGTATTGAACACTTATTGCTTGAAGGATTAGCATATTGCCAAGAGCTAAAGGTACTCGATCTTCAAGATAACACATTTACGCACTTGGGCTCTAGCGCTCTCGCTATCGCGTTGAAAAGCTGGCCCAACCTTCGAGAACTAGGCCTCAACGATTGTCTCTTATCTGCTCGCGGTGCTGCCGCAGTTGTAGATgctttttctaaattagaaaatattgGGCTTCAAACGTTACGCTTACAGTATAACGAGATAGAGCTGGATGCTGTCCGGACCCTAAAAACTGTGATTGATGAGAAAATGCCGGATCTTTTATTCCTTGAATTAAATGGAAACAGATTTTCGGAAGAAGACGATGTTGTTGATGAAATACGTGAAGTCTTTAGCACCCGTGGTCGTGGTGAACTAGATGAGCTTGATGATATGGAGGAACTTACCGAcgaggaggaggaggatgaagaagaagaagctgAGTCTCAAAGCCCTGAGCCGGAGActtctgaagaagaaaaagaagacaAAGAACTTGCTGATGAGCTATCAAAAGCTCATATTTAGAGCAACTACTTTCCCTCTCGAACCCTGCTCCGCTGTTTccgaaattttttaacatatttCTATTGTTCATGCTAGGCGGTAATGAACGATTGTGGTCAACGGATGGTCTATATCGACCATTCGATTTCCTTCTGcatttttatcaacatTCTGTCTTTTTACGCGGCAGGACCGATAAATAGTATTAGATTAAATCTGTATAtgacagaaaaaaaattcccctttcaaaaatggcGAAAAGGTTCTTTACGTTTTATTAATAACCCACTTTAATTAAGTATTGGGTCAATATAATATGGTTTGGATTGTATCTGTGTAAAGTTGTTTTGTTGTTATGTCGTAAAGCCTGAACTATTTTTTCAGTATGTCTGTAAACCTCGAGATAAATTTTCTGTAAGTCGCAGTTAACTTTTAAGAATGTGGGGATTCCATTACTTGAGCTTGGTGTTTCCAAATATGATTGTACTACTGCAAGGACGAATTAGAAGCTTCACCTAGCATAGTACATACTCTACGTCCAACGCCATCTATTAATGTCAAATCCACCAACTCGGCCAACTTTGTATAATTTGGTGAATGCTGATGGTGAATTGTCTTACAG
This portion of the Schizosaccharomyces pombe strain 972h- genome assembly, chromosome: I genome encodes:
- the sdj1 gene encoding glyoxylase III Sdj1 is translated as MVKVCLFVADGTDEIEFSAPWGIFKRAEIPIDSVYVGENKDRLVKMSRDVEMYANRSYKEIPSADDFAKQYDIAIIPGGGLGAKTLSTTPFVQQVVKEFYKKPNKWIGMICAGTLTAKTSGLPNKQITGHPSVRGQLEEGGYKYLDQPVVLEENLITSQGPGTAMLFGLKLLEQVASKDKYNAVYKSLSMP
- the ccs1 gene encoding superoxide dismutase Cu chaperone Ccs1 → MFEVEYLIKDCDDVNKNTLEQEFQDLNIEDWKWDAATGQLIVKGSVSPSKVLRRLENATSKPILIRGASNKESGVSILYEANEDITQIPKVYGLCRFIPTEEKIFLDLIATQLLPNREYTGLVTISGDISRGLKSAGDSLVTLFNANSNEQGKIVLDKEVSGSLPNWIGHCFVLKCVDDSDSATMGIISRSAGLGQNTKQICACTGKSLWTEHAELKSVNEGSSCCSKKDSSPSEKPSCCSQEKKSCCSSKKPSCCSQEKKGCCSTEKTSCCSQEKKSCCTSEKPSCCSNGKSTVCA
- the rer1 gene encoding Rer1 family protein, yielding MEFIQRHIENVKEKKNFAVRLYRHWVDRTIPYTTYRWLTVSGLIALFFIRILLVRGWYIVCYTLAIYLLNLFLAFLTPKFDPSVEQAMKDEEIEEGVLPTSKDDEFRPFIRRLPEFKFWYSSMRATLFALVASFFRIFDVPVFWPILVVYYLVLSFFCFRRQIQHMLKYRYVPFDIGKKKFGSH
- the gmh3 gene encoding alpha-1,2-galactosyltransferase Gmh3, with the translated sequence MAVLQWKLSRVIFVLLIIGISSFLIYFQFGNSFSASPALERLQDVFSKPSVQEYDYLVPLDEDMQGLSTTYHQATINEDDPQEPKSHEIVILLASDGRSSGNMAPETFNQCIENRINYAKHHNYGFEYVNVSQMNIPPVWAKMPAIIQTMNKHPHAKWIWWLDQDALILNTELSIQEHILSPDVLVEKLMKNEPMISPFSADLERLTPSSYTVDSARSLGLLISQDLNGLNAGSFFVRRSPMMALFLDLWGDKSFRENKVADHEQALLGYFVRYHPEIAAIIGILPQTLINSYPVGQPEMGWKEGHLVIHFAGCWVENRCQVLWDEYRERVH
- the rna1 gene encoding RanGAP Rna1; translation: MSRFSIEGKSLKLDAITTEDEKSVFAVLLEDDSVKEIVLSGNTIGTEAARWLSENIASKKDLEIAEFSDIFTGRVKDEIPEALRLLLQALLKCPKLHTVRLSDNAFGPTAQEPLIDFLSKHTPLEHLYLHNNGLGPQAGAKIARALQELAVNKKAKNAPPLRSIICGRNRLENGSMKEWAKTFQSHRLLHTVKMVQNGIRPEGIEHLLLEGLAYCQELKVLDLQDNTFTHLGSSALAIALKSWPNLRELGLNDCLLSARGAAAVVDAFSKLENIGLQTLRLQYNEIELDAVRTLKTVIDEKMPDLLFLELNGNRFSEEDDVVDEIREVFSTRGRGELDELDDMEELTDEEEEDEEEEAESQSPEPETSEEEKEDKELADELSKAHI